In one window of Buchnera aphidicola (Schlechtendalia chinensis) DNA:
- the trxA gene encoding thioredoxin TrxA, with the protein MKGNIIDLTDNSFEKCVLESQNTILVDFWADWCNPCKILAPILEEISIEYSHLLTVMKINIDSNPNTAPKYSIRGIPALLLFKSGELIATKIGALSKMQLKNFLDINLK; encoded by the coding sequence ATGAAAGGAAATATAATTGACTTAACTGACAATAGTTTTGAGAAATGTGTTTTAGAATCACAAAATACAATATTGGTAGATTTTTGGGCTGATTGGTGTAATCCTTGTAAAATTCTTGCGCCTATTTTAGAAGAAATTTCTATAGAGTATAGTCATCTATTAACTGTTATGAAAATAAATATTGATTCTAATCCAAATACTGCTCCAAAATATTCTATTCGAGGCATTCCTGCACTGTTGTTGTTCAAAAGTGGTGAGTTAATAGCAACTAAAATTGGTGCTTTATCTAAAATGCAATTAAAAAATTTTTTAGATATCAATTTAAAATAA
- the ilvD gene encoding dihydroxy-acid dehydratase, whose product MPKYRSSTTTQGRNMAGARALWKATGMTDSDFNKPIIAVVNSFTEFVPGHIHLKELGTLVSSIIKLEGGVAKEFNTIAIDDGIAMGHSGMLYSLPSRELIADSIEYMINAHCADAMICISNCDKITPGMLMAALRLNIPCVFVSGGPMESGRIVVDGKEIKINLVDAIVYGANPNYSDALASRIENSACPTCGSCSGLFTANSMNCLTEALGLSLPGNGTLLATHIDRKKLFIDSGKLIVKITKEYYENNNTSFLPRSIASRESFLNAMSLDISMGGSTNTILHLLAMAQEGQVDFKMSDIDLLSRKIPNLCKIAPNSDVYHMEDFHRAGGVIGLLAELNRVSLLNNNVKNILGLSLDVVLNKYDILKTKNQDVIEMFHAGPLGNKTSIPFTQSYRWKSLDKDRKKGCIRSYENAFSYDGGLAILYGNIAKNGCVVKTAGVKKGNLIFEGLAIVFESQEEALKSILENKVKKGHVVVIRYEGPKGGPGMQEMLYPTTYLKSMNLDEHCALITDGRFSGGTSGLSIGHISPEAANKGNIALIRNNDVININIPNRTINLDITNDEFLNRMHNEIQRGKSSYTPQFRKRFVSSALKMYALFATSADKGAVRKIQY is encoded by the coding sequence ATGCCAAAATATCGTTCTTCAACGACTACTCAAGGACGTAATATGGCAGGAGCAAGAGCATTATGGAAAGCTACTGGAATGACAGATTCAGATTTTAATAAACCAATCATTGCAGTCGTTAATTCTTTTACTGAATTTGTGCCTGGTCACATTCATTTAAAAGAATTAGGAACACTTGTTTCTAGTATAATTAAATTAGAAGGAGGAGTGGCTAAAGAATTTAATACTATTGCTATAGATGATGGTATTGCTATGGGTCATTCTGGAATGTTGTATTCTCTTCCATCTCGTGAGTTGATAGCAGATTCTATAGAATATATGATTAATGCACATTGTGCTGATGCTATGATTTGCATTTCAAATTGCGATAAAATAACACCAGGAATGTTAATGGCTGCTTTACGTTTAAATATTCCATGTGTTTTTGTATCTGGTGGTCCTATGGAATCAGGGAGGATTGTTGTAGATGGAAAAGAAATAAAAATAAACTTAGTAGACGCAATTGTTTATGGTGCGAATCCGAATTACTCTGATGCGTTAGCAAGTCGAATTGAAAATTCTGCATGTCCTACTTGCGGATCATGTTCTGGTTTATTTACTGCAAATTCTATGAATTGTCTTACTGAAGCATTAGGTTTATCGTTGCCAGGAAATGGTACATTATTAGCTACTCATATAGATAGAAAAAAATTATTCATTGATTCGGGAAAATTAATAGTTAAAATTACTAAAGAATATTATGAAAACAATAATACATCATTTTTACCTCGATCTATAGCTTCAAGAGAATCTTTTTTAAACGCCATGTCTTTAGATATTTCTATGGGTGGATCAACTAATACTATTTTACATTTGTTAGCAATGGCTCAAGAAGGCCAAGTGGATTTTAAGATGTCGGACATCGATCTTTTGTCTCGAAAAATACCTAATCTTTGTAAAATAGCTCCAAATAGCGATGTATATCATATGGAAGATTTTCACAGAGCTGGAGGAGTTATAGGTTTGCTTGCGGAACTTAATCGAGTTTCTTTATTAAATAATAATGTTAAAAATATACTTGGATTAAGTTTAGACGTAGTTCTTAATAAATATGATATTTTAAAGACAAAAAATCAAGATGTAATTGAAATGTTTCATGCTGGTCCTCTTGGAAATAAGACAAGTATCCCATTTACACAATCTTATAGATGGAAATCTTTAGATAAAGATCGAAAAAAAGGATGCATTCGTTCCTATGAAAATGCATTTAGTTACGATGGAGGGCTAGCAATATTATATGGAAATATTGCAAAAAATGGTTGTGTTGTAAAAACTGCTGGTGTTAAAAAAGGCAATTTAATATTTGAAGGGCTTGCAATAGTTTTCGAAAGTCAAGAAGAAGCATTAAAATCCATTTTAGAAAACAAAGTTAAAAAAGGTCATGTAGTTGTAATACGTTATGAAGGCCCAAAAGGAGGACCTGGAATGCAAGAAATGTTGTATCCTACTACATACTTGAAATCAATGAATTTAGATGAGCATTGTGCTTTAATAACAGATGGTCGATTTTCTGGAGGTACTTCAGGATTATCTATAGGACATATTTCTCCTGAAGCAGCTAATAAAGGAAATATTGCTTTAATTCGTAATAATGATGTAATTAATATTAACATTCCTAATCGAACTATAAATTTAGATATTACGAATGATGAATTCTTAAATAGGATGCATAATGAGATTCAAAGAGGAAAATCTTCATATACCCCTCAATTTCGAAAGCGTTTTGTTTCTTCTGCATTAAAAATGTATGCACTATTTGCAACTAGTGCTGATAAAGGAGCAGTAAGAAAAATTCAGTATTAA
- the cyaY gene encoding iron donor protein CyaY — protein MKHNHDYNKLANKLFKAIEEKIDSYKGKTDIDCYRHSNVITITFDNKHKIIINQQEPLSQIWLATVRSGYHFEYIEKEWICNRTKKKFWNVLEQLVSNQTKENVKF, from the coding sequence ATGAAACATAATCATGATTATAATAAATTAGCCAATAAATTATTCAAGGCTATTGAAGAAAAAATCGATAGTTATAAAGGAAAGACTGATATTGATTGTTATAGACATTCTAATGTCATAACAATAACTTTTGATAATAAGCACAAAATAATCATTAACCAGCAAGAACCTCTCTCGCAAATTTGGTTAGCTACTGTGAGATCAGGATATCACTTTGAATATATAGAAAAAGAATGGATTTGTAATCGAACTAAAAAAAAATTTTGGAACGTTTTAGAACAATTAGTTTCAAATCAAACAAAAGAAAACGTAAAATTTTAA
- a CDS encoding MFS transporter, which translates to MRDNKVYITRGTRKFASVTVALFLAGFATFSILYCVQSILFVLSKYFSLNPIESSLSLSSSTAMMAVGMLFTGPLSDRIGRKKIMSGALFLAAFFTFCCSKMDSWENFILMRACTGLALSGVAAVAMTYLSEEVHPNTLSFSMGLYISGNTIGGFFGRFLSSFLSESVSWKLALELISILAFLFSILFLYFLPCSKNFHSVSLNPRKIFSHFISQWKHPVLSKLFIIGFLLMGSFVTIFNYIGYRLLLEPFFLSQKTIGILSIIYLIGVYSSPKAGILVKKYGKGLLLIVSLFMMLLGLLISQWNAIFIVFFGLFFFTAGFFAAHSVASTWVGQQAKKNRGYISSIYLFSYYLGSSVLGTFSGIFWTMGKWIGISVFISFALCIGIMLAIQLNNTTLVENKK; encoded by the coding sequence ATGAGAGATAATAAAGTTTATATTACGAGAGGAACTAGAAAGTTTGCATCGGTAACAGTCGCTTTATTTTTAGCTGGATTTGCAACGTTTTCAATCTTGTATTGCGTTCAATCTATTTTGTTTGTATTGTCAAAATATTTTTCTTTGAATCCTATAGAAAGTAGTTTATCTTTATCTTCTTCTACTGCTATGATGGCAGTAGGAATGCTATTTACTGGTCCGTTATCAGATAGAATAGGCCGAAAAAAAATTATGTCTGGCGCATTATTTTTAGCGGCTTTTTTTACTTTTTGTTGTTCAAAAATGGATAGTTGGGAAAATTTCATATTGATGAGAGCATGTACAGGATTAGCTTTAAGTGGTGTTGCAGCAGTAGCTATGACATATTTAAGTGAAGAGGTTCATCCTAACACTTTATCTTTTTCTATGGGATTGTATATTAGTGGAAATACTATTGGAGGTTTTTTTGGAAGATTTTTAAGTAGCTTTCTTTCAGAAAGCGTTTCTTGGAAATTAGCATTAGAATTGATCAGTATTTTAGCATTTTTATTTTCAATTTTATTTTTGTATTTTTTACCTTGTTCGAAAAATTTTCATTCTGTTTCTTTAAATCCTAGAAAAATTTTTTCTCATTTTATATCACAATGGAAACATCCGGTTTTATCTAAACTATTTATAATAGGTTTTTTATTAATGGGTAGTTTTGTTACAATTTTTAATTATATTGGTTATAGATTATTATTAGAACCATTTTTTTTAAGTCAGAAAACTATAGGTATATTGTCAATAATTTATTTAATAGGTGTATATAGTTCTCCAAAAGCTGGTATTCTTGTTAAAAAATATGGAAAAGGTTTACTATTAATAGTATCTTTATTTATGATGCTATTAGGGTTATTAATTTCGCAATGGAATGCAATATTTATTGTATTTTTTGGTTTATTTTTTTTTACAGCTGGTTTTTTTGCAGCACATTCAGTTGCTAGTACATGGGTTGGGCAACAAGCAAAAAAAAATCGAGGTTATATTTCGTCTATTTATTTATTTTCGTATTATTTAGGGTCTAGCGTTTTGGGAACATTTAGTGGAATTTTTTGGACTATGGGTAAATGGATAGGAATTTCAGTTTTCATATCATTTGCCTTATGTATTGGAATAATGTTAGCAATTCAATTGAATAATACTACTCTTGTAGAAAATAAAAAGTAA
- a CDS encoding UvrD-helicase domain-containing protein yields the protein MNLNVNQKKAIHYVSGPCLILAGAGSGKTQVIIKKIIYLISQCHLNPNSIFAITFTNKAAKEMRNRISDKLSHNITKMITISTFHSLGLRIVKSELNALNICSNFSIFDEQDQITVLKDITKKNDRTFLKKVRIMISNWKNKLINSYNAKIRAKSIIEKKYCRYYELYEIYLKSCNILDFDDLIFLPTLLLKNNELLREKWQNKIKYLLVDEYQDTNFIQYELIKLLSKSNKNFTLVGDDDQSIYSWRGARLNNFSLLKLDYPELKIIKLEHNYRSSGRILKAANFLIENNPHFLQKKLFSNLEYGPIINIIPARNEEEEAILVSKKILNHKLINSSNYRDYSVLYRSNYQVKVFEKVLINFKIPYYVVTRSSFFSRPEIRDLLAYLKLMLNSNDDIAFLKIINRPSRGIGEKTLKKIKSWSIYKKISLFDASNSNELKSFLSSRSFNALQNFIILIKELKENIFIKPIMVLDNLISTIKYESWLLKNLKNFKLYKISLNNMHSLLNWISELIQSNKNKSNTLSDIIYQFILHNELEEENPEDDKLQLMTLHASKGLEFPYVFMIGMEEGILPHYSSLNNIDEERRLTYVGITRAKKELFFSYSKIRCQYGEVIYTVPSRFLLELPKNDLLWKKNNVQKNNFLKKI from the coding sequence ATGAACTTAAACGTTAATCAAAAAAAAGCAATTCATTATGTCTCTGGTCCTTGTTTAATTTTAGCTGGTGCTGGATCAGGGAAAACGCAAGTAATTATAAAAAAAATTATTTACTTAATTAGTCAATGTCATTTGAATCCAAACAGTATTTTTGCTATTACTTTTACGAACAAAGCTGCAAAGGAAATGAGAAATAGAATTTCCGATAAGTTGTCCCATAATATTACAAAAATGATTACTATTTCAACTTTTCATTCTTTAGGATTAAGAATTGTTAAATCTGAATTGAATGCATTAAATATTTGTTCTAACTTTTCTATTTTTGATGAACAAGATCAAATAACTGTTCTTAAAGATATTACTAAAAAAAATGATAGAACTTTTCTAAAAAAAGTTCGAATAATGATTTCAAATTGGAAAAATAAACTAATAAATTCTTATAACGCTAAAATTCGAGCAAAATCTATTATAGAAAAAAAATATTGTCGTTATTATGAATTATATGAAATTTATCTTAAATCATGCAACATTTTGGATTTTGATGATTTAATTTTTTTACCTACTTTGCTATTAAAAAATAATGAACTTTTAAGGGAAAAATGGCAAAATAAAATTAAATATTTGCTAGTAGATGAATATCAAGATACTAATTTTATTCAATATGAATTAATAAAGTTACTTAGTAAAAGTAATAAAAATTTTACTTTAGTAGGAGACGATGACCAGTCAATTTATTCTTGGAGAGGTGCAAGATTAAACAATTTTTCATTATTAAAATTAGATTATCCTGAATTAAAAATAATAAAATTAGAACATAATTATCGTTCTTCTGGTAGGATTTTGAAAGCAGCTAATTTTTTAATAGAAAACAATCCTCATTTCTTACAGAAAAAATTATTTTCTAATTTAGAATATGGTCCAATTATAAATATAATTCCTGCTAGAAATGAAGAAGAAGAAGCTATTTTAGTATCTAAAAAGATATTAAATCATAAATTAATTAATAGTAGCAATTATCGAGATTATTCTGTATTGTATCGAAGTAATTATCAAGTTAAGGTATTTGAAAAAGTATTAATAAATTTTAAAATTCCATATTATGTTGTTACTCGTTCATCTTTTTTTTCACGACCTGAAATTAGAGATTTGTTAGCTTATTTAAAATTAATGCTGAATTCAAATGATGATATAGCTTTTTTGAAAATAATTAATAGACCTTCAAGAGGAATAGGAGAAAAAACTTTAAAAAAAATAAAATCATGGAGTATATATAAGAAAATAAGTTTGTTTGATGCTAGCAATAGTAATGAGTTGAAATCTTTCTTATCTTCTCGAAGTTTTAATGCGTTACAAAATTTTATAATTTTGATTAAAGAACTAAAAGAAAATATTTTTATTAAACCTATAATGGTTTTAGACAACTTAATATCTACTATAAAATATGAAAGTTGGTTATTGAAAAATTTAAAAAATTTTAAGTTATATAAAATTAGTTTAAACAATATGCATTCTTTATTAAATTGGATTTCTGAATTGATACAATCTAATAAAAACAAATCTAATACTTTATCAGATATCATTTACCAATTTATCCTCCATAATGAATTAGAAGAGGAAAATCCAGAAGATGATAAATTACAACTAATGACATTGCATGCTTCTAAAGGATTAGAATTTCCTTATGTCTTTATGATAGGAATGGAAGAGGGTATTTTACCTCATTATAGTTCTTTAAATAATATAGATGAAGAAAGACGATTAACTTATGTAGGTATTACAAGAGCAAAGAAAGAACTATTTTTTAGTTATTCTAAAATACGTTGTCAGTATGGAGAAGTAATTTATACTGTTCCTAGTCGATTTTTACTAGAATTGCCAAAAAATGATTTACTTTGGAAAAAAAATAATGTTCAAAAAAATAATTTTTTAAAAAAAATATAA
- the ilvC gene encoding ketol-acid reductoisomerase — translation MNYFNSLNFRQKLINLRKCKLVEKNFFSKKCDILKRKNIVIVGCGSQGLNQGLNMRDSGLHVSYALRGSSILNKNKSWENATKNNFFVDTYENIIPTADLVINLTPDKQHKEVVTLLQKFMKENSVLGFSHGFHIVEIGQKIRNDITVIMVAPKCPGTEVREEYKKGFGVPSLIAVHMENDPKKIGFEIAKAWAYSLGSHRAGVLHSSFIAEVKSDLMGEQTILCGMLQTSSLVCYDQLVSQGKDPNYAGKLIQLGWESITESVKHGGITLMLNRLSNTAKIRAYILSKKLKVMFSSLFRKHMDDIISGEFSKNMIDDWNSDDKKLKEWRTQIKKTDFEKCKICHKEISEQEYFDQGLLMVAILKAGIELSFEIMVETGIKEESAYYESLHELPLIANTIARKRLYEMNLVISDTAEYGSYLFSQSAIPLLKEFMNELCPGDLGEKISDLQFDNVTLNKINHDIENHPVEIIGKKLRKYMVDMKPIKLS, via the coding sequence ATGAATTATTTTAACTCACTTAACTTTCGTCAAAAGTTAATTAATTTACGAAAATGTAAATTGGTAGAAAAGAATTTTTTTTCTAAAAAGTGTGACATTTTAAAAAGAAAGAATATTGTCATCGTAGGTTGCGGTTCACAAGGTTTGAATCAGGGCTTAAATATGCGTGATTCAGGTCTTCATGTTTCTTATGCATTACGTGGTAGTTCTATTTTAAATAAAAATAAGTCTTGGGAAAATGCTACTAAAAATAATTTTTTTGTAGATACATATGAAAACATTATTCCTACAGCAGATTTAGTTATAAATTTAACTCCTGATAAACAACATAAAGAAGTAGTAACATTATTGCAAAAATTTATGAAGGAAAATTCTGTTCTTGGTTTTTCGCATGGTTTTCATATTGTCGAAATAGGACAAAAAATACGAAATGATATAACAGTAATTATGGTAGCTCCAAAATGTCCGGGAACAGAAGTGCGAGAAGAGTATAAAAAAGGTTTTGGTGTACCTTCTTTAATTGCTGTTCATATGGAAAATGATCCAAAAAAAATTGGATTCGAAATTGCAAAGGCTTGGGCTTATTCTCTTGGTAGTCATCGTGCAGGTGTTTTACATTCTTCTTTTATTGCAGAAGTTAAATCAGATTTAATGGGTGAACAAACTATTTTATGTGGAATGCTGCAAACTAGTTCTTTGGTATGTTATGATCAACTTGTTTCACAAGGAAAAGATCCAAATTATGCTGGTAAATTAATTCAGTTAGGATGGGAATCTATTACTGAATCAGTAAAACATGGTGGAATTACTTTGATGCTGAATAGATTATCTAACACTGCGAAAATTAGAGCATACATTCTTTCAAAAAAATTAAAAGTTATGTTTTCATCGTTATTTAGAAAACATATGGATGATATTATATCCGGTGAATTTTCTAAAAATATGATAGATGATTGGAATAGCGACGATAAAAAGTTAAAAGAATGGAGAACACAAATTAAAAAAACTGATTTTGAAAAATGTAAAATTTGTCATAAGGAAATATCGGAACAAGAATATTTTGATCAAGGATTATTAATGGTTGCAATATTAAAAGCAGGTATTGAACTATCTTTTGAAATTATGGTAGAAACTGGTATAAAAGAAGAATCTGCATACTATGAATCTCTTCATGAATTACCTTTAATAGCTAATACTATTGCTCGAAAACGTCTTTATGAAATGAATTTAGTAATATCAGATACTGCTGAATATGGAAGTTATTTATTTTCCCAATCCGCAATACCTTTATTAAAAGAATTTATGAATGAGTTGTGTCCAGGTGATCTTGGTGAAAAAATATCAGATTTACAATTTGATAATGTTACCTTAAATAAAATTAATCATGATATTGAAAATCATCCAGTAGAGATTATTGGAAAAAAATTAAGAAAATATATGGTTGACATGAAGCCAATTAAATTATCATAA
- a CDS encoding inorganic phosphate transporter, whose product MSHLFSFFSCTNNCLAIAAFAVVLLYEVINGFHDSANAIATVIYTHALSSKLAVILSGIFNFLGVVLGGLGVAYTIVHLISIDLLFDINSSYGLKAIFSILLAAIFWNLCTWILCLPNSSSHTLVGTIIGINITYAISNNISVMDSFNFDKFLNVFLSLIISPILGLIISGILVLVLNFFWKIIQESYYLYMFSRTYKHLQKDVTPPFLVRAILILSSIGVSYSHGANDGQKGIGLIMLILICIFPSEYFVNLCASQYDINQTRNSVYSLENYYIHNKKSLKRSTNIMAIHSIDKNSSSLDKSSDEKILNVFQSLKKLLDNTLSYKELHIDQRYKLRQLLLYMTEFIDTINKYSQIKSDDKHFLKKLKKSLICTIEYAPIWIIMLVALALSIGTLMGWKRIVTTFGEKIGTKNITYVQAISSQLTAAISMSTASYTGVPVSTTHIISSSIAGAILVNGDKIQTRTVKNIIISWVLTFPISIVLSSILYWISLTMIN is encoded by the coding sequence ATGTCACATTTATTTTCTTTTTTTAGTTGTACTAATAATTGCTTAGCAATTGCTGCTTTTGCAGTGGTTCTGTTATACGAAGTGATTAATGGTTTTCATGATTCTGCTAATGCTATAGCTACTGTAATTTATACTCACGCTCTTAGTTCGAAGTTAGCTGTTATACTTTCTGGGATATTTAATTTTTTGGGAGTAGTGTTAGGAGGATTAGGTGTAGCTTATACTATTGTTCACCTTATTTCTATTGATTTGTTATTTGATATTAATTCATCTTATGGTTTAAAAGCTATTTTTTCTATATTGTTAGCTGCCATTTTTTGGAATTTGTGCACATGGATTCTTTGTTTACCTAATTCTAGTTCACATACATTAGTTGGCACCATTATTGGAATTAATATTACTTATGCTATTAGTAACAATATTTCTGTAATGGATTCTTTTAATTTTGACAAATTTCTAAATGTGTTTTTATCTTTAATTATTTCACCAATATTGGGATTAATTATATCTGGAATTTTAGTACTTGTTTTAAATTTTTTTTGGAAAATAATTCAAGAAAGTTATTATCTTTATATGTTTTCTAGGACTTACAAACATCTTCAGAAAGATGTTACACCTCCATTTTTGGTAAGAGCTATATTAATATTATCTTCTATAGGTGTTAGTTATTCGCATGGAGCGAATGATGGTCAGAAGGGAATTGGCTTAATTATGTTAATTTTAATATGCATTTTCCCATCAGAGTATTTCGTTAATTTGTGTGCATCGCAATATGACATAAACCAAACAAGAAATTCTGTTTATTCTTTAGAAAATTATTATATTCATAATAAAAAAAGTTTAAAAAGAAGTACTAATATAATGGCTATTCATTCAATAGATAAGAATTCATCGTCATTGGATAAATCTTCTGATGAAAAAATATTGAATGTTTTTCAAAGTTTGAAAAAATTATTAGATAATACGTTAAGTTATAAAGAATTACATATTGATCAAAGATATAAATTACGTCAATTATTATTATATATGACTGAATTTATAGATACAATTAACAAATATTCTCAGATTAAATCTGATGATAAACATTTTTTAAAAAAATTGAAAAAAAGCTTAATATGTACTATTGAATATGCACCTATTTGGATTATTATGTTAGTAGCATTAGCTTTGTCTATTGGTACTTTAATGGGGTGGAAAAGAATTGTTACTACTTTCGGAGAAAAAATTGGAACAAAGAATATAACTTATGTTCAAGCTATTTCATCTCAGTTAACAGCCGCTATTTCAATGAGTACAGCAAGCTATACGGGAGTTCCAGTATCTACAACTCATATTATTTCGTCTTCTATTGCTGGAGCTATTTTAGTTAATGGAGATAAGATACAAACTCGAACTGTCAAAAATATTATTATCTCCTGGGTGTTAACTTTTCCTATTTCAATTGTATTGTCTAGTATTTTATATTGGATAAGTTTAACGATGATAAATTAA
- the rho gene encoding transcription termination factor Rho has protein sequence MNLTALKNIPVSELIILGDNTGLENLARMRKQDIIFSILKQHAKSGEDIFGDGVLEILQDGFGFLRSSDSSYLAGPDDIYVSPSQIRRFNLRTGDTISGKIRPPKEGERYFALLKVNEVNYDRPENARSKILFENLTPLHANSRLRMERGNGSTEDLTARVLDLASPIGRGQRGLIVAPPKAGKTMLLQNIAQSIAYNHSDCVLMVLLIDERPEEVTEMHRLVKGEVVASTFDEPASRHVQVAEMVIEKAKRLVEHKKDVIILLDSITRLARAYNTVVPASGKVLTGGVDANALHRPKRFFGAARNVEEGGSLTIIATALIDTGSKMDEVIYEEFKGTGNMELPLSRKIADKRVFPAIDYNRSGTRKEELLTQPDELQKMWILRKIIHPMSEIDAMEFLINKLSMTKTNHEFFNMMKRS, from the coding sequence ATGAATCTTACTGCATTAAAAAATATACCAGTTTCTGAGTTAATCATTCTTGGTGATAATACAGGACTGGAAAATTTAGCACGTATGAGAAAACAAGATATTATTTTCTCCATATTAAAACAACATGCAAAAAGTGGAGAAGATATATTTGGAGACGGAGTATTAGAAATTTTACAAGATGGGTTTGGTTTTTTGCGTTCTTCTGATAGTTCGTATTTAGCTGGTCCTGATGACATTTATGTTTCTCCTAGTCAAATTCGAAGATTTAATTTACGTACTGGTGATACTATTTCTGGTAAAATTCGTCCTCCAAAAGAAGGTGAAAGATATTTTGCATTATTAAAGGTTAACGAAGTAAATTACGATAGACCTGAAAATGCTAGAAGTAAAATTTTGTTTGAAAATTTAACTCCTTTACATGCTAATTCTCGTTTAAGAATGGAAAGAGGTAATGGTTCTACTGAAGATTTAACAGCTCGTGTATTAGATTTAGCATCGCCTATTGGAAGAGGGCAAAGAGGATTAATTGTTGCACCTCCTAAGGCTGGTAAAACAATGCTTTTGCAAAACATTGCTCAAAGCATTGCTTATAATCACTCTGATTGTGTTTTAATGGTGTTGCTCATAGACGAGAGACCTGAAGAAGTCACTGAAATGCATAGATTAGTTAAAGGAGAAGTAGTAGCTTCTACTTTTGATGAGCCGGCTTCTAGACATGTTCAAGTTGCAGAAATGGTGATTGAAAAGGCAAAAAGATTGGTAGAACATAAAAAAGATGTAATTATATTACTAGATTCTATTACAAGATTAGCTCGAGCGTACAATACAGTAGTACCAGCATCTGGAAAAGTATTAACAGGTGGGGTAGATGCAAATGCTTTACATAGACCTAAACGGTTTTTTGGAGCCGCAAGAAATGTAGAAGAAGGAGGTAGTTTAACAATTATAGCGACAGCATTAATTGATACAGGTTCGAAAATGGATGAAGTAATATATGAAGAGTTTAAAGGAACAGGAAATATGGAGTTACCTCTATCAAGAAAAATAGCAGATAAACGCGTTTTTCCAGCTATTGATTACAATAGATCAGGAACAAGAAAAGAAGAGTTGTTAACTCAGCCAGACGAATTACAAAAAATGTGGATTTTACGAAAAATAATTCATCCCATGAGTGAAATTGATGCTATGGAATTTCTAATTAATAAACTATCGATGACTAAAACTAATCACGAATTTTTCAATATGATGAAACGTTCCTAG